The following proteins are co-located in the Deinococcus betulae genome:
- a CDS encoding HAD-IIB family hydrolase, whose amino-acid sequence MTDLPADAPTTLPLLLAFDLDGTLIPDAGREIPAATVTALARLRALGVKLAIITGRDLPPAQVQNAMQPDAVATNNGGRLLVGEHLHQEAQFTETDLEAVLAHELHGARMVLFTEHALYVDLPSGTQPEAWMVARQFRPLAEAPRTGILKVGFYHPSVADLASRLRASHPHLVLTGAQAPYPHFLTVTPEGAHKGAALTLMADALGIPHDRTVAFGDSDNDEAMLEIAGYGVQVGTLPLLARHARAQVPRQEDLGAFLHAWAERLEQESEQEE is encoded by the coding sequence CTGATTCCGGACGCCGGGCGTGAGATTCCCGCCGCCACCGTGACGGCGCTGGCCCGGCTGCGGGCGCTGGGGGTCAAGCTGGCGATTATCACTGGGCGCGACCTGCCACCCGCACAGGTGCAGAACGCCATGCAGCCCGACGCTGTGGCGACCAACAACGGCGGGCGGCTGCTGGTGGGCGAGCACCTCCACCAGGAGGCGCAGTTCACCGAGACGGACCTGGAAGCTGTGCTGGCGCACGAACTGCACGGCGCCCGCATGGTGCTGTTCACGGAACACGCCCTGTATGTGGACCTGCCGTCCGGCACCCAGCCCGAGGCCTGGATGGTGGCCCGGCAGTTCAGGCCGCTGGCCGAGGCGCCGCGCACCGGCATCCTGAAGGTGGGTTTTTACCACCCCAGCGTGGCCGACCTGGCCTCACGCCTGCGCGCCTCTCACCCGCATCTGGTCCTGACAGGGGCGCAGGCCCCCTACCCGCACTTTCTGACCGTGACGCCCGAAGGAGCTCATAAGGGGGCCGCCCTCACCCTGATGGCCGACGCCCTGGGCATCCCTCATGACCGCACGGTGGCCTTTGGGGACAGCGACAACGATGAGGCCATGCTGGAAATTGCTGGTTATGGGGTGCAGGTCGGCACCCTGCCCCTGCTGGCCCGGCACGCCCGCGCGCAGGTACCCAGGCAGGAGGACCTGGGCGCCTTTCTTCACGCCTGGGCCGAGAGGCTGGAACAGGAGAGTGAGCAGGAGGAGTGA